From one Plectropomus leopardus isolate mb chromosome 8, YSFRI_Pleo_2.0, whole genome shotgun sequence genomic stretch:
- the c8h1orf174 gene encoding UPF0688 protein C1orf174 homolog codes for MMRKMPGQLDSLKPRKRKSSSRKASTTRRKCMKSPKTQSAAESSSVISGYSKALDPLERLSLISCECQQSAGRRRCSASPELEGQEGKENELRTGLDLDSCGMYSIWDKQESEDMDCDETSKNIFPDDDSNQILPVEQFFGNLDAVQDFPQRSSASSARVDRENRRRHYYAPEDSDEEEAGLSSTQRDDKEDT; via the exons ATGATGCGTAAG ATGCCTGGTCAACTCGACAGCTTGAAGCCCAGGAAGAGGAAAAGCAGCTCCAGAAAG GCTTCCACTACAAGGAGGAAATGTATGAAAAGTCCAAAGACACagtcagcagcagagagcagttCAGTCATCAGTGGCTACAGTAAAGCACTTGATCCTCTGGAGAGACTCTCGCTCATCAGCTGTGAATGTCAGCAGTCGGCAGGCAGGAGGAGATGCTCGGCATCACCAGAGCTCGAAGGACAGGAGGGCAAAGAAAATGAACTTAGGACAGGGCTGGATTTGGACAGCTGCGGAATGTACAGCATCTGGGACAAACAGGAATCTGAGGACATGGACTGTGATGAAACCAGCAAAAACATCTTCCCAGATGACGACAGTAATCAGATTCTTCCTGTGGAGCAGTTCTTTGGGAACTTGGATGCAGTACAG GACTTTCCTCAGAGATCGTCAGCGTCTTCAGCCCGTGTTGACAGGGAGAACAGGAGACGACATTACTATGCACCAGAGGacagtgatgaagaggaggcGGGCCTCAGCAGTACGCAGCGAGACGACAAAGAGGACACTTAA
- the b3gnt7l gene encoding UDP-GlcNAc:betaGal beta-1,3-N-acetylglucosaminyltransferase 7, like, translating to MDHFSRRKRIGLLKPLLSLSLVFASFLMIHKLKLAEKDGVGVKHIRDANWCGPECFSFKKGVGKTSLGSSDTPVLSTDAQRVSNGTPATWDAQVLNCSEDASVRTQDWFRRLDPRFHQFVLHRHCRYFPMLINHPEKCADGEVHLLMVVKSVIEQHDRREAVRKTWGKEHTVNGKKIKTLFLLGSPTTGKDTKNLQKLIEYEDRIYGDILQWDFMDTFFNLTLKEVNFLKWFDIYCSDVQFIFKGDDDVFVNTHNLLQLIGFKVEERKDAELFVGDTISKAIPIRNRQSKYYIPKELYDKPYPPYVGGGGFLMSSQLARRLFVVSEDLELYPIDDVFLGMCLQKLHSAPEMHPGFRTFGITRRRVSPMNSEPCFYKNLIVVHKLSAQELLRMWSVVHNEDLICAQKVSM from the coding sequence ATGGATCACTTTTCCCGGAGAAAGCGGATCGGTCTGCTGAAGCCCCTGCTGAGTCTGTCTCTAGTCTTCGCCTCTTTTCTCATGATCCACAAGCTGAAGCTGGCAGAGAAGGACGGAGTGGGAGTTAAACACATAAGAGATGCCAACTGGTGCGGCCCcgagtgtttttcttttaaaaagggAGTCGGGAAAACGAGTTTGGGGAGTTCAGACACTCCAGTGCTTAGCACGGATGCGCAGCGGGTCTCCAACGGGACTCCAGCTACCTGGGACGCGCAGGTTCTCAACTGCAGCGAGGACGCGTCAGTGAGGACGCAGGACTGGTTCCGGCGCTTGGACCCGAGATTTCACCAGTTTGTTCTGCACAGACACTGCAGGTACTTCCCCATGCTCATCAACCACCCGGAGAAGTGCGCGGATGGAGAGGTGCACCTCCTCATGGTGGTCAAGTCCGTGATCGAGCAGCACGACCGGCGCGAGGCGGTGCGTAAAACCTGGGGCAAGGAGCACACGGTGAATGGGaagaaaatcaaaactttatttcttttgggGAGCCCCACGACtggcaaagacacaaaaaatctCCAGAAACTGATCGAGTACGAGGACAGGATCTATGGGGACATCCTCCAGTGGGACTTCATGGACACCTTCTTTAACCTCACCCTAAAAGAGGTCAACTTCCTCAAATGGTTCGACATCTACTGCTCCGACGTCCAGTTCATATTCAAAGGAGATGATGATGTGTTTGTGAACACGCACAACCTGTTGCAGCTCATCGGCTTCAAAGTGGAGGAGCGCAAAGATGCCGAGCTGTTTGTGGGGGACACCATCTCCAAGGCGATCCCCATCCGGAACCGGCAGAGTAAATACTACATCCCCAAAGAGCTGTACGATAAGCCATATCCCCCGTATGTCGGAGGCGGGGGGTTTCTGATGTCCTCCCAGCTGGCCAGGAGGCTCTTCGTAGTCTCGGAGGATCTGGAGTTGTACCCGATCGACGATGTGTTTTTAGGGATGTGCCTGCAGAAGCTTCACTCGGCCCCGGAGATGCACCCGGGCTTCAGGACCTTCGGCATCACCAGGCGCAGGGTGAGCCCCATGAACAGCGAGCCGTGCTTTTACAAAAACCTCATCGTGGTGCACAAACTGAGCGCGCAGGAGCTGCTCAGGATGTGGAGCGTGGTGCACAACGAGGATCTGATCTGCGCTCAGAAGGTCTCCATGTGA